From one Rhopalosiphum padi isolate XX-2018 chromosome 2, ASM2088224v1, whole genome shotgun sequence genomic stretch:
- the LOC132919480 gene encoding protein KRI1 homolog, whose protein sequence is MDTYESNSKDNNNMSSDEEDEDEEAKELTDDVEKSFFKALSCLKKDDPKIYDESVKFFDSSATQQSIKKSTEGKNQSLNPIYLEEYKRKILLERGPEFDDSKETNEVLKKEKVRMSSPSYVEEQQAIKESFNFALDDNSDDEDILKPRLKTKEEQEKEEKDYLEWLKGNRDELEDEETKKDLQHLHDYWNNPNLDEGEQFLCDYILNKRFLEKPKEENLIEDEMRFSEEDEMLEKHEEFEHKYNFRFEEPDKEFIKTYPRTMENSLRRKEDKRKKKREELTERKKKELEKRSLEIKQLKKLKKKEIIDRIRKLQEITGNKRVGFEDTELEEDFNPTEYDRKMHELFDEEFYDKMDDEKPVFDEEEDEFIMDCDYDPSMDKRAKKQTRAAKRKEKKKLMADEDEDNTEIDHTKKIPKYNPANGSFEKYIDEYYSLDCEDVVSGVPTRFTYNKVLPNDYGLTIDEILRADDNELNKWYPLGKLTKIQPEAVQKFEAKIYKRKAKDIELKKKMLPSLFKEELDEVNETQEENKEITTTKKKKKKKKSTKNVFKVEEVLPKNNDDLQNEKGNNNNQLTKKTKFMKNTQNNSIIKNVKKTENNKIDNTQNNSSIKNVKKVENNKIDNTRNENKIVKNIKKTVNKTEDSKIDQIQNKNKTVKKGEKRKLNHTQNGSHKKQKFSVKKYKSNKEPSALESMTDDRLKAYGINPKKFRNKLRFGNNQ, encoded by the exons atggaCACATATGAGTCGAATTCGAAGGACAATAACAACATGAGTTCAGATGAGGAAGATGAAGACGAAGAAGCCAAG GAACTGACTGATGATGTTgagaaaagtttttttaaagcaTTGTCTTGTCTTAAGAAAGACGATCCCAAGATTTATGATGAATCCGTTAAATTTTTTGACTCATCAGCCACACAACAAAGTATCAAAAAATCAACTGAAGGCAAAAACCAAAGTTTAAATCCTATTTATTTAGAAGAATACAAAAGGAAAATTTTATTAGAGCGTGGACCTGAATTTGATGACTCCAAAGAAACTAATg aaGTCCTTAAGAAAGAAAAAGTTCGAATGTCATCACCCTCTTATGTAGAAGAACAACAGGCTATTAAAGAAAGTTTTAACTTTGCACTTGATGATAATTCAGACGATGAAGACATACTTAAGCCACGACTTAAGACCAAAGAAGAACAG gaaaaagaagaaaaagatTATTTAGAATGGTTAAAAGGAAATCGAGATGAACTTGAAGACGAGGAAACAAAAAAAGATCTTCAACACTTACATGATTACTGGAACAATCCTAATTTAGATGAAGGAGAACAGTTTTTATGTGATTATATCCTTAAtaaaag atttttagaaaaaccaaaagaagaaaatttaatagaagATGAAATGAGATTTTCTGAAGAAGATGAAATGCTTGAAAAACATGAAGaatttgaacataaatataattttagatttgaaGAACCAGATAAAGAAttt aTCAAAACTTATCCTCGAACTATGGAAAATTCTTTAAGACGTAAAGAAGATAAACGCAAGAAAAAGCGGGAAGAACTaactgaaagaaaaaaaaaagaattagaaAAGCGGTCCTTAGAAATCAAACaacttaaaaaacttaaaaaaaaagaaattattgatAGAATTAGAAAACTTCAAGAAATAACTGGAAATAAACGTGTAGGATTTGAG gaTACTGAATTAGAAGAGGATTTTAACCCAACTGAATATGATCGTAAAATGCACGAGTTATTTGATGAagagttttatgataaaatggaTGATGAGAAACCAGTGTTTGACGAAGAAGAAGATGAATTTATT ATGGATTGTGACTATGATCCAAGTATGGATAAGAGAGCCAAAAAACAAACTAGGGCTGCGAAACgcaaagaaaaaaagaaattaatggCTGATGAAGATGAAGATAACACAGAAATCGACCATACTAAAAAGATACCAAAATACAATCCAGCGAATGgatcatttgaaaaatacatcGATGAATATTACAGTTTAGACTGCGAAGATGTTGTTAGTGGTGTTCCAACCCGATTTACTTACAATAAAGTTCTTCCCAATGATTATGGCCTGACAATTGATGAG ATTTTGAGAGCTGATGATAATGAGCTTAATAAGTGGTATCCTCTGGGCAAATTGACTAAAATTCAACCTGAAGCTGTCCAAAAATTCGAGGCCAAGATTTACAAACGAAAAGCTAaagatattgaattaaaaaagaaaatgttacCTAGCCTTTTTAAAGAAGA acttGATGAGGTTAATGAAACGCAAgaagaaaataaagaaataacaacaacaaaaaagaagaaaaagaaaaagaaatctacaaaaaatgtttttaaagttgAAGAAGTTTTGcctaaaaataatgatgatcTTCAGAATGaaaaaggaaataataataatcagttaaCAAAAAAGaccaaatttatgaaaaatactcagaataattcaattataaaaaatgtcaagaaaactgaaaataataaaattgataatactcagaataattcaagtataaaaaatgtcaagaaagttgaaaataataaaattgataatactcggaatgaaaataaaattgttaaaaatattaaaaaaacagtaaataaaacAGAAGACAGTAAAATAGATCAAattcagaataaaaataaaactgttaaaaagggtgaaaaacgaaaattaaaCCATACTCAGAATGGATCGCATAAAAAGCAAAAGTtctcagttaaaaaatataaatctaataaagaACCTAGTGCTTTAGAATCAATGACGGATGACCGATTGAAAGCATATGGaataaatccaaaaaaatttagaaataaattaagatttgGTAACAATCAATAa
- the LOC132919127 gene encoding uncharacterized protein LOC132919127, with amino-acid sequence MNTTADRLLISERIEEIHKALSKMIAINQMPISFCSSPGFKHFMNVVEPNYTPCSPQSESYITIICHTIDKQWIPKSFTLTTHEVDERHTAVNKARHLEKSLVEWDIEKKAIAIVTDNAANVISAVSQLELNDNMEKSGLTCAAHSLRLAVNKTLSDDEIQSILMKSSKIVGHFKHSSIAIKALEKMQQLNKPKLTLLQYCKTRWNSSFLMLERLYLNRTPIMNVLSDRTITVSSIARKLEMLESEWSVSIIISTSETIASSYYIFYSGELESFVSMVRPLIHTILTSHYEHAV; translated from the exons atgaacacTACGGCAGATAGACTTCTGATCTCTGAAAGAATTGAAGAAATTCATAAAGCCCTTTCGAAAATGATAGCTATAAATCAGATGCCTATTTCATTTTGTTCAAGTCCCGGTTTCAAACATTTCATGAACGTTGTTGAACCAAATTATACGCCATGTTCTCCACAAAGt GAatcatatattacaattatctgCCACACTATCGATAAACAATGGATTCCAAAATCATTTACATTGACTACTCATGAAGTTGACGAGCGACACACAGCTGTGAATAAAGCACGTCATTTAGAGAAATCACTTGTAGAGTGGGATATCGAAAAAAAAGCTATTGCAATAGTAACAGATAACGCTGCAAATGTCATCAGTGCTGTATCACAATTAGAACTAAATGATAATATGGAAAAATCTGGATTAACGTGTGCAGCACATTCTTTGCGGCTAGCTGTTAATAAAACTCTTTCGGATGATGAAATTCAAAGTATTCTAATGAAGTCAAGTAAAATTGTTGGTCATTTTAAACATTCATCGATAGCAATTAAGGCTTTGGAGAAAATGCAACAACTTAATAAACCAAAATTAACTCTTTTACAATATTGCAAAACGAGATGGAATTCTAGTTTTTTAATGTTAgaaagattatatttaaatagaacaCCTATCATGAATGTTCTCTCAGATCGTACCATTACAGTATCCAGTATTGCTCGAAAATTAGAAATGTTAGAATCTGAATGGTcagtttcaataattattagtacttCTGAAACCATTGCAAGctcttactacattttttattccgGAGAATTAGAATCTTTTGTTTCAATGGTACGACCTTTAATACATACGATTTTAACTTCCCATTATGAACATGCTGTTTAA
- the LOC132923381 gene encoding E3 SUMO-protein ligase ZBED1-like — protein MDYEPVEAREIIRSYVLQLIQSSAPNITNHNEEEKNDFQMSNVLAFIYKDFTVGTNDASTQFTGYLSEPQLRFDLNPLEWWRTRENKYPAIAAIAKKYLAVPSTSASSERCFSTAGNIVTPKRSCLLPENVDMLVFLYQNRK, from the coding sequence ATGGATTATGAACCTGTAGAGGCTAGAGAGATAATTCGTTCATATGTCTTGCAGCTTATTCAATCAAGCGCTCCGAACATTACAAATCATAACGAAGAAGAAAAAAACGATTTTCAGATGAGTAATGTGTTAGCATTTATTTACAAAGACTTTACTGTTGGTACGAATGATGCCTCTACGCAGTTTACGGGGTATCTTTCAGAGCCTCAACTACGATTTGATTTAAATCCCTTAGAATGGTGGAGAACACGTGAAAATAAATATCCGGCAATAGCAGCTATTGCCAAGAAATATTTAGCAGTTCCATCTACATCAGCAAGTTCAGAGAGGTGCTTCTCAACGGCAGGAAATATTGTGACACCAAAAAGAAGTTGCCTTCTTCCTGAAAATGTAGACatgttagtttttttataccaaaacagaaaa
- the LOC132919126 gene encoding uncharacterized protein LOC132919126 — translation MAFDKSVFEFNELFIHFKLFKLFHIFHLFDPNCKKLWNFNVYHLAWYTIYCVIGCTITFGLMGYFTEMEDEFNIVNHIQIIFCNLSYYLCLVKSITFFYKANDIWNLLNVTRIHFMTSTQCQKHFEILHKYRKKLIKITTYIIIFASTIAIQWFLCPLLMMLLHKEHANQSNQRFENIINLQFPVTISYYNNNFVIFYIIELSIMLFLLYMYLLSEIFFISLCFAFIAQYEVIKITYENVNSELNSKNNNENKNDYHVSDCFDDLASIMKDQQKLFEKLKLFHSTYKFIIESCLVLYSGLFIIFIYASAVIFTSSESKSMLYLIKLISAFGFAFIILLLLCYLFERINNNVESVHFGMYSCNWTSMNLRSKQMLLLSMRLNNANELLMMKITPRKIINLQFFNSVMITCYNILSAMLNISSKYKIK, via the exons ATGGCATTTGATAAAAGCGTATTTGAGTTCAACGAATTGTTCATAcactttaaattgtttaagctatttcatatttttcatttatttgatcCAAATTGCAAAAAACTTTGGAATTTCAATGTTTACCATCTAGCTTGGTACACCATATATTGCGTTATTGGTTGTACAATAACATTCGGATTGATGGGTTATTTTACTGAGATGGAAGATGAATTCAATATCGTAAATCacatacagataatattttgtaatttaagttattatttatgtttagttaaatcaattacatttttttacaaagcaAATGACATTTGGAATTTACTCAATGTTACTCGTATACACTTTATGACGAGTACACAGTGTCAAAAACACTTTGAAATTCTTCATAAATAtcgcaaaaaattaataaaaattacaacttacattattatttttgcaagtACAATTGCCATCCAATGGTTCTTGTGTCCTCTACTGATGATGTTATTACATAAAGAACATGCAAACCAATCAAATCAACGGTTTGAGAATATTATCAACCTTCAGTTCCCCGTGACCattagttactataataataattttgttatattttatattatcgagTTATCTATTATGTTGTTTCTGTTATACATGTACTTATTGAGtgaaatattctttatttctcTCTGCTTTGCTTTTATTGCTCAATATGAAGTGATCAAAATAACTTATGAAAATGTCAACAGTGAATTgaattccaaaaataataatg aaaacaaaaatgattatcaCGTGAGCGATTGTTTTGATGATTTAGCATCAATTATGAAAGATCAACAAAAACTTTTTGa gaagttaaaattatttcattctacgtataaatttataattgaatcatGTCTTGTATTATATTCGGggcttttcataatttttatatatgcaTCAGCTGtg attttcacgtCGTCAGAATCAAAATCAATGTTATATCTAATCAAATTGATATCAGCATTTGGATtcgcttttattattttacttctcctatgttatttatttgaacGCATTAATAACAAT gtaGAATCCGTCCATTTCGGGATGTATAGTTGTAATTGGACTTCGATGAATTTAAGATCGAAACAAATGTTGTTGTTATCAATGCGATTGAATAATGCTAATGAATTATTGATGATGAAAATAACACCGAGAAAAATTATCAacctacaattttttaatagc gtGATGATCACATGCTATAACATTCTCTCAGCTATGTTGAATATAAgctctaaatataaaataaaataa
- the LOC132919479 gene encoding regulator of nonsense transcripts 2: MKNDCTKRTKVSKSPVEVSESLQKLSKVVDNVRQSIGNIPVIPSTSAKSESTELPPVATQVETEEDIEKKERETLLSFISECVARQEEKKILRQNNQECVFPDESDISKRDSSLKKNTAFIRKLKNFPPPQLDQLLKDMNSLNLTKYLSEVVSALTEIKLKMTEIDAMILLCTQLNTTYSDFSKIFFEQWQKILNIKKDDKIANMSKFRVDLRLFAELTSAGIIPQKEGLVLLGNILTILINSDLQEHNNLNIILSFCKYCGDDYAGLVPKEMQDLADKFDIEIPKSNMISSDKQKNVRALLKEYYVSLNNHIKRMHNDLEYAEKQNEKILQTKGELRPERKAKNEQMNVIYQKLYSSALTFADILNEPVIVLKEEKKNSSTEDLTDSELDIVGTPTLSELTSLWEDEETQKFYEEFPNLSNYIPDKNKKIEEPEEPEVECNTKKSLSDIKDAVDVEVSNIGTKVIFESFIEQLPKCVNREMIDNLAIEFLIYLNTKNNRKKLVKVLFSVPRTRVDLLPFYTRLVAILNPLMPEVALELCSLLKSDFRYNVKKKDQINIETKLKVVRYIGEMVKFNLMIKSEALHCFKMLLNDFSHHHIEMGCALLETAGRFLYRSPDSHHRTKIYLEQMMRVKSISALRPVYVTMIENAYYFVNPTDSPAIMKKQRPILHEFIRHLLYNELKDAPEKENIILDLLKQMDWENCAEKTYLIKCLTEAWNVTYPMISDLACLVAAFVDYDDSIGTRVVDGVMEDIRVGLETNLVKFNQRRIAMIKYFGELYNYRLIESNDVFKVLYSLVSFGVVYDPDFYSTFDPPENLFRLRLICVLLDTCGEFFNRGPGKLKLDCFILYFQYYFWLKKSSTTWDTQNPFPVTVDYLVTDILKKLRPNLKMKNCFLEAQKVVILLQERLIQQYNLKQKEESQLSTIDEEADDKQHLEEDDSDMDYTEDEDSDGTVCSDKIPVEPVRRKIEDPEDFEFLESFDKMVSDNIQERTKEATRPQTEISIPFHLKKYSKKTYEQLQNTNEDNSVNFILMLKKGNKQTFKSLQVPVDSELASNLKSQEMAEQAELRRVKQLTLDINNRQEEEDYKDLAQVMQKPITTAFKDKKLLPNKGTPDAETIFGKKKSDKWV; the protein is encoded by the exons ATGAAGAACGACTGTACCAAACGAACTAAAGTGTCTAAATCTCCCGTAGAAGTATCCGAGTCATTACAAAAACTTTCCAAAGTTGTTGATAATGTGCGGCAATCAATTGGTAATATTCCTGTTATACCATCTACCAGTGCGAAATCTGAATCAACAGAATTGCCACCTGTGGCTACTCAAGTAGAAACCGAAGAAGACATAGAAAAAAAGGAAAGAGAAACATTGTTAAGTTTTATTTCAGAATGTGTTGCCAGGCAagaagaaaagaaaatattaagacaaaataatcaagaatgTGTGTTTCCTGATGAATCTGATATATCTAAACGAGATTCTagcttgaaaaaaaatacagcgTTCAttagaaaacttaaaaatttcccTCCTCCTCAACTTGACCAGTTACTCAAAGACATGAATTCTTTGAATTTGACTAAATATCTATCAGAAGTTGTATCAGCTCTAACTGAAATCAAACTAAAAATGACAGAAATTGATgccatgatattattatgcactCAATTAAACACAACTTACTCAGATTTCTCAAAAATTTTCTTTGAGCAAtggcaaaaaatattaaatattaaaaaagatgaCAAAATAGCTAATATGAGCAAATTTAGGGTTGATCTTAGGCTATTTGCTGAACTTACATCTGCTGGTATTATTCCTCAAAAGGAAGGTCTTGTTTTGCTTGGCAATATACTAACTATTTTGATTAACTCTGATCTACaggaacataataatttaaatatcatacttagtttttgtaaatattgtggTGATGATTATGCTGGATTAGTTCCTAAAGAAATGCAAGATCTAGCTGATAAGTTTGATATTGAAATTCCTAAAAGTAATATGATTTCTAGTGACAAACAGAAAAACGTAAGAGCATTATTGAaagaatattatgtttctttaaacAATCATATAAAGAGAATGCATAATGATTTAGAGTATGctgaaaaacaaaatgaaaaaatattacaaaccaAAGGTGAGCTAAGGCCAGAACGTAAAGCTAAAAATGAACAAATGAATGTTATATATCAAAAACTTTATAGTTCGGCTTTAACTTTTGCTGATATACTCAATGAACCAGTTATTgtattaaaagaagaaaaaaagaatAGTTCAACTGAGGATTTGACTGATTCAGAACTAGATATTGTAGGAACACCGACATTATCGGAATTAACTAGTCTTTGGGAAGATGAAGAAACTCAAAAGTTTTATGAAGAATTTCCAAATCTTAGTAATTATATTCCTGATAAAAATAAGAAGATTGAAGAACCTGAAGAACCTGAAGTTGAATGTAATACAAAGAAAAGTTTATCAGATATTAAAGATGCTGTGGACGTTGAAGTATCCAACATTGGTACCAAAGTTATATTTGAATCATTTATTGAACAATTACCAAAGTGTGTTAATCGAGAAATGATTGACAATTTagctattgaatttttaatttatctcaatactaaaaataatcgtaaaaaattagttaaagtTTTATTCAGTGTCCCTAGAACCAGAGTAGATCTATTGCCATTCTATACACGTTTAGTAGCTATTTTAAATCCTTTAATGCCAGAAGTGGCTCTTGAACTTTGTTCTTTATTAAAAAGTGATTTTAGATATAATGTAAAGAAAAAAGATCAGATTAATATTGAAACTAAACTTAAAGTTGTTCGCTATATTGGAGAAATGGTTAAGTTTAACCTTATGATTAAATCTGAAGCGTtgcattgttttaaaatgttactaaACGATTTTAGTCATCATCACATAGAAATGGGTTGTGCTTTATTAGAAACAGCTGGACGATTTTTGTACCGTTCTCCAGATAGCCATCATCGTACCAAAATTTACTTGGAACAAATGATGAGGGTCAAATCCATTTCAGCTCTAAGACCTGTATATGTCACAATGATTGAAAATGCTTATTACTTTGTAAATCCTACTGATTCGCCAGCAATTATGAAAAAGCAGAGACCTATATTACATGAATTTATCAGACATTTACTTTATAATGAGCTAAAAGACGCACCTGAAAAAGAGAACATAATTTTAGATCTTCTTAAACAAATGGACTGGGAAAATTGTGCAGAGAAAacttatttgataaaatgtttgaCTGAAGCTTGGAATGTTACTTATCCCATGATATCAGATTTGGCATGTTTAGTTGCTGCTTTTGTTGATTATGATGATTCAATTGGAACACGTGTCGTGGATGGAGTTATGGAAGATATTCGTGTGGGTCTTGAAACAAACTTGGTAAAGTTTAATCAAAGGAGAATAGCTATGATCAAGTATTTTGGTGagctatataattatagattaatagAAAGCAACGATGTCTTCAAAGTGTTGTATAGTCTTGTGTCATTTGGTGTAGTATATGATCCAGATTTTTATTCCACATTTGATCCTCCTGAAAATTTATTTAGACTGAGACTTATATGTGTTTTACTTGACACTTGTGGTGAGTTTTTCAATCGAGGCCCTGGTAAACTTAAATTAGATtgctttattttatactttcaatattatttttggttaaaaaaatcaagtacTACTTGGGATACCCAAAATCCTTTTCCTGTTACAGTAGATTACTTAGTTACagacatattaaaaaaacttcgACCTAATTTGAAGATGAAAAACTGTTTTCTTGAAGCTCAAAAAGTAGTTATTCTACTCCAAGAAAGACTTATTCAACAGTATAATCTCAAACAAAAAGAAGAATCTCAACTATCAACTATTGATGAAGAAGCCGATGATAAACAACATTTAGAAGAGGACGATTCTGATATGGATTATACAGAAGACGAAGATAGTGATGGCACTGTTTGTAGTGATAAAATTCCAGTTGAACCAGTTCGCCGTAAAATTGAAGACCCTGAAGACTTTGAATTTTTAGAATCTTTTGATAAAATGGTTAGCGATAACATACAAGAAAGGACAAAAGAAGCGACACGTCCACAAACAGAAATATCAAtaccatttcatttaaaaaaatacagtaaaaagaCGTACGAGCAGTTACAGAATACTAATGAAGATAACTCTGTAAACTTTATATTGATGTTGAAAAAAGGAAACAAACAAACATTCAAGAGCTTGCAAGTGCCAGTGGATTCTGAATTAGCATCCAATTTGAAGAGCCAAGAAATGGCTGAACAGGCAGAATTAAGAAGAGTAAAGCAACTGACCCTGGACATCAATAATAGACAAGAAGAGGAAGATTATAAAGATTTAGCTCAAGTAATGCAGAAACCAATTACTACTGCTTTTAAAGATAAGAAGCTCCTACCAAATAAAGGAACACCAGACGCAGAAACAATATTTGGGAAGAAAAAAAG tGACAAATGGGTTTGA
- the LOC132922473 gene encoding uncharacterized protein LOC132922473, with product MVFLSNAVVSVFTLMVLLIVFNFDVAQSADTIKPFATCQECIDSTCHKNDHHECCPTKQGTVLCFKCEQTPEGDKQFYSKTECENNCEDKSKCTCDYSCWVCAIKGKVSNMYCDMPTKLYDDSCNLVPYNP from the coding sequence ATGGTTTTCCTGTCGAACGCCGTCGTCTCTGTGTTCACTCTTATGGTGCTGTTGattgtttttaactttgatGTCGCCCAATCCGCAGATACCATCAAGCCCTTTGCTACCTGTCAAGAGTGCATTGATTCTACATGCCACAAGAACGATCATCATGAGTGCTGCCCAACTAAACAGGGCACTGTTTTATGTTTCAAGTGTGAACAAACTCCTGAAGGTGACAAACAGTTCTACAGTAAAACTGAATGCGAGAATAATTGTGAGGACAAGTCAAAGTGCACATGCGACTATTCATGTTGGGTGTGCGCTATAAAAGGCAAAGTGAGCAATATGTATTGCGACATGCCTACAAAACTGTATGATGATTCTTGCAATTTGGTTCCGTACAATCCTTAA
- the LOC132919481 gene encoding ubiquitin carboxyl-terminal hydrolase isozyme L3 — protein sequence MSWIPLESNPAVMNKFLQNLGVPKEWEVCDIFGFGPDELAIVPRPVASVILLFPYNDAYQKRKDEEELKLKDKGQQVSDDIYFIKQYVHNACGTMALIHSVANNRDKIQLNEGILKRFLDDGKDMSPSDRGEMLKTAEDIINTHREIAIEGQTAAPNPEDVPPYHFIAFVCKDGSLYELDGGKFDPINHGSTSPDSLLEDTVNLIQEKFVVQDPDSLYFTLLALSNVCDAY from the exons ATGTCTTGGATACCTTTAGAATCTAACCCGGCG GTGATGAACAAG TTTTTGCAAAATTTGGGAGTACCAAAGGAATGGGAAGTATGTGATATTTTTGGATTCGGGCCCGATGAACTTGCAATTGTTCCTAGACCAGTTGCTTctgtcattttattatttccatacaATGACGCT tatCAAAAACGTAAGGATGAAGAAGAGTTAAAATTGAAAGATAAAGGTCAACAAGTATCggatgatatatattttatcaaacaatatgTACACAATGCTTGTGGAACCATGGCTTTAATTCATAGTGTTGCTAATAATAGAGATAA aaTCCAATTAAATGAGGGtatattaaaacgttttttgGACGATGGAAAAGATATGTCTCCAAGTGACCGCGGTGAGATGTTAAAAACAGCTGAAGATATAATTAATACTCATAGAGAAATTGCTATTGAAGGACAAACTgcg gcACCCAATCCAGAAGATGTACCACCTTATCACTTTATTGCCTTTGTTTGCAAGGATGGAAGCTTATATGAActag atggtgGAAAGTTTGATCCTATTAATCACGGATCTACAAGTCCAGATTCATTGCTTGAA gatACAGTTAATTTAATCCAAGAAAAATTTGTTGTTCAAGATCCTGACAGTTTATACTTTACCTTACTAGCATTATCAAATGTATGTGATGCTTACTAA